One Amaranthus tricolor cultivar Red isolate AtriRed21 chromosome 10, ASM2621246v1, whole genome shotgun sequence genomic window carries:
- the LOC130825388 gene encoding major allergen Mal d 1-like, producing MGVYTFNVLDESSIVAPARLFKALCIDNHNIFPKVLPDVINSIHFLEADSTVVGCVKQYNFAQGIPHKYAKGKINELDENNYYVKFTNFEGDMLGDVLECVVYEVKIESSGFGSHYKMVSHFHTKGNVVVTETDDIVKGDIESLVMTYKAVEEYLCKNPQVYA from the exons ATGGGTGTCTACACATTCAATGTCTTAGATGAAAGTAGCATTGTTGCTCCGGCAAGGTTGTTCAAGGCTCTGTGCATTGATAACCATAACATTTTCCCAAAGGTGTTACCTGATGTCATCAATAGTATTCACTTTCTTGAAGCTGATTCCACTGTTGTTGGCTGTGTCAAACAATACAACTTTGCTCAAG GAATCCCACACAAGTATGCAAAAGGCAAGATTAATGAGCTTGATGAGAATAATTACTATGTCAAGTTCACAAATTTTGAAGGTGATATGTTAGGCGACGTATTAGAATGTGTTGTTTATGAAGTTAAAATTGAATCAAGTGGTTTCGGAAGTCACTATAAGATGGTTAGTCATTTTCACACAAAAGGGAATGTCGTTGTAACCGAAACTGATGACATAGTGAAGGGAGACATTGAGAGCTTGGTAATGACCTACAAGGCCGTTGAAGAGTATCTTTGCAAGAATCCTCAAGTTTATGCTTAA